The DNA sequence CGCCCGGTTGGCGAACTCGACCTCCACGCACAGCGTCACCGCGGAGGGGTCGGACTTGGACAGCGCGGCGACCTCGGAGAGATCGTTCGTGCGGTACTTCTTGTGGTTCGCCTGGTTCATCGCCAGGGCGTACGTGTTGTCCAGCGCGGACGGCGGGAGCCAGGTCAGCCCGTTCTTCGCGTCCTCCTTGCGCACCGCCTCCCACTGCTCGTGCGGGTCGGTGATGGGCTCGCTGTGCCCCAGGTAGGTGATCCAGGCCGTGCCCGTGTACTCGTACCCGGCGTCGGCGTCGCCCTTGCGCACCGCCTCGCGGCTGCCGATGGAGCCCTGGATGCCGGTGCGGTCGAGGACCTCCGCGCCGGCCGCCTCGAAGGCGATGCCCATGATCGCGCCGAGGATGAGCTGCTCCGTGAACGACTTCGACGTCACCGTCAGTTCGGCGCCCTCCAGCGGCTCGCCCCGTCCGATGCTTCCGGGCCGTACGTCGTCGACCATGGGGGAGCCGCTGGTCAGGCCGCACCCGGCGGCCGTCACCAGCAACCCCGCCGCGAGCAGGACGGTCGGCCGCCTCATAGGTCCAACCCCCGTGGCCGCAGCAGCACTTCCACCAGCGATGCCAGCCAGTCCACCAGCAGGGCGAGGGCGACCGTGAGGATCGAGCCGAGGACCAGGACCGGCATGCGCTGGTTGGTGATGCCGGCCGTGATCAGCACGCCCAGCCCGCCGCCTCCGCCGAAGACCGCCAGGGTCGCCGTACCGACGTTGAGGACCAGGGCCGTGCGCACGCCCGCCAGGATCAGCGGGACCGCCAGCGGCAGCTCCACCCGCGTCAGCACCCCCGTCGCGGACATGCCGATACCGCGCGCCGCCTCCAGCAGGGTCGGGTCGTTCGCCTTGAGGCCGGCGATGGTGTTGGACAGCACGGGCAGGACGGCGTAGGCGATCATGCCGATCAGGGCCGCCTTCCGGCCGATGCCCAGCCAGATCACCAGCAGGGCGAGAAGACCGATCGCGGGGGTCGCCTGGCCCATGTTGGCGAGGGCCATGGCCACCGGTGTCGCCTTCCTGAACGCCCGCCGGGTGAGCAGGATCCCCAGCGGGATCGCGATGATCAGCACGAAGAAGGTGGAGATCGCAGTGAGTTCGACCTGCTCCCACAGGGCCTGCGAGACCTGACCGTTCGACAGCGCGTTCTCGGAGACCGGGTCGAGGTCGGCCTGCTGGAACCACAGCCAGGTGGCGAGCAGCAGCACCACCAGCATCGCCGGCACGATGGTGAGCCGTTGCCAACTCAGCTTCCGGGCCGGGCGCTTCGTGGCGACGGGCGAGCTGGTCCCGTCGTTCCCGTCGTTCCCGTCGAGCTCGTCGCGGTCGGGCTCAGCGTTTCCGGGCGCCTCGCCGGGCTCGGACGTCTCCTGCACCC is a window from the Streptomyces sp. NBC_00299 genome containing:
- a CDS encoding glycine betaine ABC transporter substrate-binding protein, producing MRRPTVLLAAGLLVTAAGCGLTSGSPMVDDVRPGSIGRGEPLEGAELTVTSKSFTEQLILGAIMGIAFEAAGAEVLDRTGIQGSIGSREAVRKGDADAGYEYTGTAWITYLGHSEPITDPHEQWEAVRKEDAKNGLTWLPPSALDNTYALAMNQANHKKYRTNDLSEVAALSKSDPSAVTLCVEVEFANRADGLPGMQKAYGMNVPTKNITQMDTGIIYTQAAKGNCTYGEVYTTDGRIKSMNLVVMDDDKHFFPNYNAAPVINTNTLKEWPAIPDVLDPITKKLNNTVAQDLNAKVDVDGEDPHQVALDWMKAEGFVK
- a CDS encoding ABC transporter permease, which encodes MSTPETPRSSRVQETSEPGEAPGNAEPDRDELDGNDGNDGTSSPVATKRPARKLSWQRLTIVPAMLVVLLLATWLWFQQADLDPVSENALSNGQVSQALWEQVELTAISTFFVLIIAIPLGILLTRRAFRKATPVAMALANMGQATPAIGLLALLVIWLGIGRKAALIGMIAYAVLPVLSNTIAGLKANDPTLLEAARGIGMSATGVLTRVELPLAVPLILAGVRTALVLNVGTATLAVFGGGGGLGVLITAGITNQRMPVLVLGSILTVALALLVDWLASLVEVLLRPRGLDL